A genome region from Scyliorhinus canicula chromosome 16, sScyCan1.1, whole genome shotgun sequence includes the following:
- the LOC119950991 gene encoding interferon-induced protein with tetratricopeptide repeats 5-like, translating into MYDRTCITGLLDLLVISDQEKDLLKEKLEQLQCHFTWGSQRENIDLDDMKQRLEDTIQTSEKYQARYYNQLAFVNCLQGNCEEAIQNLKEAEKFLMENHNDEFDKRIIATYGNYAWVYYQMGQLTEAQSYLDKLERICKQFPDASRYSALIPEVYGEKGWSLLKTAARYYEEAKECFKKALEEDLNNTDWNVGYAIVLCRLEGFSGTPESRTRSESMNQLRRVLELDPDHGEAMVLLALKLQQLNQGEEAIELVEKALQTSPDLPNVLRYAAKFYRIKGDVENAVDLLKKGLEITPHSTFLHHQIGQCYRNKLFSLNENPLSGIPGDPAFQQRAELIELCKYYFAKAFEPRPLTFMMAQLDFAKICSINEEYQVVEEIYNNLLKLEGIYRGNRQAICLEAGLFELHEKKSESNAITHFLEGMKVNYNTKERKKCRDNLKSIAERQLLRNPRDSKAHGVLGLMHQLDGKKREAVESFEKALELNPDNEEYLSALCELRLSISVNNDFPN; encoded by the coding sequence TGACCAAGAGAAGGATTTGTTGAAAGAGAAGCTTGAACAGCTTCAATGTCACTTCACGTGGGGGTCACAGAGAGAAAACATTGACTTGGATGACATGAAGCAAAGATTAGAAGACACAATCCAGACTAGTGAGAAATATCAAGCCAGATACTACAACCAACTCGCTTTTGTAAACTGTCTGCAAGGAAACTGTGAGGAGGCGATTCAAAACTTAAAGGAAGCTGAAAAGTTCCTGATGGAGAATCATAACGATGAATTTGATAAAAGAATCATTGCCACCTATGGAAACTATGCCTGGGTGTATTATCAAATGGGACAACTGACAGAGGCTCAGTCCTACCTCGACAAACTGGAGAGGATCTGTAAACAATTTCCTGATGCCTCTCGGTACTCAGCACTGATACCTGAAGTATACGGGGAGAAGGGTTGGTCACTGTTGAAAACTGCCGCTCGATATTATGAAGAAGCAAAGGAATGTTTCAAAAAGGCTCTGGAGGAAGATCTAAATAACACAGACTGGAATGTTGGATATGCGATTGTCCTGTGCCGTCTGGAGGGATTTTCTGGTACCCCAGAGAGTCGAACACGTAGTGAATCAATGAACCAATTGAGACGTGTGTTGGAGCTTGATCCAGATCATGGTGAAGCCATGGTGCTGTTAGCACTAAAACTACAACAACTCAATCAAGGCGAGGAAGCGATAGAATTAGTTGAAAAAGCGTTGCAGACGTCCCCTGATCTTCCAAATGTGCTTCGTTATGCAGCAAAATTTTACAGAATAAAAGGAGATGTGGAAAACGCTGTGGATCTGTTGAAGAAAGGATTAGAAATTACCCCACACTCTACCTTCTTACATCATCAAATAGGTCAGTGTTACAGAAATAAATTATTCTCATTGAACGAAAACCCACTCAGCGGAATCCCTGGTGATCCTGCTTTTCAACAGAGAGCTGAACTGATTGAACTGTGTAAGTATTATTTTGCAAAGGCTTTTGAACCTCGCCCATTAACATTTATGATGGCACAACTGGATTTTGCCAAAATATGTTCAATCAATGAAGAATATCAAGTCGTCGAGGAGATTTACAATAATCTACTGAAATTGGAAGGTATATATCGAGGAAATAGGCAGGCAATATGTTTGGAGGCTGGATTATTTGAACTGCATGAGAAAAAATCAGAATCAAACGCCATCACCCATTTTCTAGAAGGAATGAAAGTAAATTATAACACAAAAGAAAGGAAGAAGTGCCGTGATAATTTGAAATCAATAGCAGAAAGACAACTTCTCAGGAATCCAAGAGACAGCAAGGCCCATGGTGTTCTTGGCTTAATGCACCAACTGGATGGGAAGAAGCGCGAGGCTGTTGAAAGCTTTGAAAAAGCCTTGGAGTTGAACCCTGACAATGAAGAATATCTAAGTGCTCTTTGTGAATTACGCCTTTCCATCTCGGTCAACAATGACTTTCCCAACTAA